The genomic segment CTGGACGGCGCGGGGCGCCTCGACGCCGTTGCGCTGCTCGGCCGCAAGCGCGTGGGCCGGCGGACCGAGGTCGTCGGCCTCGGCCACGGCCCCAGCGACCAGACCCGGCTCGCCGCCCGGGACGGCGAAGCGGCGGTCGAGCTGGGGCGGGCCGTGGCGGCCGCCGTACGAGCCCTCCCCCGCCCGTGGCGCCTCCGGGTGGAGCAGCTTCCGGTGGACGACCCGGCCGCGGCGACGATCGCGTCGCTGCTCCCGGGCGGAAGGCTGATCCCCGGCGACGGTTCCCCGACCACCCGGTTCGAGCACGGCGGCCGCTCGTTCAACGCCTACGTGGGCCACAACAGCCGGGGCGTGGCCAAGACCATGCGGAACCGCATCAAGCGGGCCGGCATGGATCTCGAGGTCGACCACATCCGGGACCCGGAACGCATCGTTGCGGCCCTGCCCGAGGTGGAGCAGGTGCACCGGGACCGGGACCTCCACCTGGTGCGCCGGAGCGATCTGGACGACGGCCGGATGGCCGCATTCTGGCGGAGCATCATCACCGAGCTGGCCCGCCGCGGGGAGGTCGAGCTGACCACGCTGCGGTTCTCCGGCCGCCTGGCCGGCTACGTGGTCGGGGTCCTGGACGGGACCGCGTACCGATTGTGGGACGGCCGGTTCGACCCCGAGT from the Actinomycetota bacterium genome contains:
- a CDS encoding GNAT family N-acetyltransferase, producing the protein MATGQRAVRELAGQGALGELGERLDDLHAASGAPITARRPWLTTWTSCYPDFQPWAIALDGAGRLDAVALLGRKRVGRRTEVVGLGHGPSDQTRLAARDGEAAVELGRAVAAAVRALPRPWRLRVEQLPVDDPAAATIASLLPGGRLIPGDGSPTTRFEHGGRSFNAYVGHNSRGVAKTMRNRIKRAGMDLEVDHIRDPERIVAALPEVEQVHRDRDLHLVRRSDLDDGRMAAFWRSIITELARRGEVELTTLRFSGRLAGYVVGVLDGTAYRLWDGRFDPEFSWFSPGRLADQSALAAALAGERFDEFDWMRGEEEYKLRTSTDVVPAQHLVAWSGALVRMRAESPQATKQALRRVRDGNRVLTRAWRAYRSRWLRRRTGNRPAGPRT